In the genome of Limnobaculum zhutongyuii, one region contains:
- the yjiA gene encoding GTPase gives MKPIAVTILTGFLGAGKTTLLRHILNENHGYKIAVIENEFGEVPIDNTIIGDRASRITTLSNGCICCSKSDELENALLDLLDGVDKNQLEFDRLIIECTGMADPGPITQAFFAHELICQRFLLDGILTLVDAVHADQQLSQFTISQAQVGYADRILLTKTDVATDNDALIQRLQFMNARASIHKVTHGNIDLSVLFNIEGFVLNDKIDVAAPTPIFRRIPLPQNNIQSIVIYHDQPVELMQISEVMENLLVKFADNLLRYKGILLIKDEPRRLLFQGVQRLYNADWDREWLSDEEQKSTMVFIGIDLPEEEIRTKFAELSN, from the coding sequence ATGAAACCCATTGCAGTCACGATCCTGACAGGCTTTTTGGGTGCAGGTAAAACCACACTGTTACGCCACATTCTGAATGAAAATCACGGTTATAAAATCGCAGTTATTGAAAATGAATTTGGTGAAGTACCGATCGACAACACCATTATTGGCGATCGTGCCAGCCGTATCACCACCCTCAGCAACGGCTGTATTTGTTGCAGTAAATCAGATGAACTGGAAAACGCCCTGCTGGATTTGCTAGATGGCGTAGATAAAAATCAATTGGAATTTGACCGTCTGATTATCGAATGTACCGGTATGGCCGATCCGGGTCCCATTACTCAAGCGTTTTTTGCCCATGAGCTTATTTGCCAACGCTTTCTATTAGATGGCATCCTCACATTAGTCGACGCAGTACATGCCGACCAGCAATTGAGCCAGTTTACTATCTCACAAGCACAAGTAGGCTATGCCGATCGCATTTTGCTGACCAAAACCGATGTAGCAACCGATAACGACGCCCTGATCCAACGGCTACAGTTCATGAATGCTCGTGCCTCCATTCATAAAGTGACACATGGCAATATCGATCTCAGTGTGTTATTCAATATCGAAGGTTTTGTGCTCAATGACAAAATAGATGTTGCAGCACCAACACCGATCTTTCGTCGTATCCCCCTACCGCAGAATAATATTCAGTCAATAGTGATCTATCACGATCAACCGGTTGAGCTGATGCAAATATCAGAAGTTATGGAAAATCTTCTGGTGAAATTTGCTGATAATTTGCTGCGTTATAAAGGAATTTTGCTGATAAAAGATGAACCACGCCGTTTGCTATTTCAGGGCGTGCAACGCCTGTATAACGCTGACTGGGATCGTGAGTGGCTTTCAGATGAAGAACAGAAAAGCACCATGGTATTCATCGGTATTGATTTACCGGAAGAAGAGATTCGAACCAAATTTGCTGAGTTATCAAACTGA
- a CDS encoding YbdD/YjiX family protein has product MFGNLGQAGKYLGQAARMLIGVPDYDNYVQHIKLTHPEQTPMTYEEFFRERQDARYGADGKGGMRCC; this is encoded by the coding sequence ATGTTTGGAAATCTCGGTCAGGCTGGTAAATATCTGGGGCAAGCAGCACGTATGTTAATTGGCGTGCCTGACTATGATAATTACGTTCAGCATATAAAGCTCACTCACCCGGAGCAAACGCCGATGACTTATGAAGAGTTTTTCCGCGAACGCCAGGATGCCCGCTATGGTGCAGACGGTAAAGGCGGAATGCGCTGCTGCTAA
- a CDS encoding carbon starvation CstA family protein, producing the protein MKREGILKHIPWILLAILGASCLGVVALRRGESISALWIIVASVSVYLVAYRYYSLYIASKVMQLDPNRATPAVINNDGLNYVPTNKKVLFGHHFAAIAGAGPLVGPVLAAQVGYLPGTLWLLAGVVLAGAVQDFMVLFISSRRNGASLGEIIKKEMGPVPGTIALFGCFLIMIIILAVLALIVVKALAESPWGVFTVCSTVPIALFMGIYMRFLRPGRVGEVSVIGIVLLVASIWFGGVIAHDPYWGPALTFKDTTITYTLIGYAFISALLPVWLILAPRDYLATFLKIGVIVGLAIGIVILNPDLKMPAVTQFVDGTGPVWKGSLFPFLFITIACGAVSGFHALISSGTTPKLLACETDSRFIGYGAMLMESFVAIMALIAASIIEPGLYFAMNTPPAALGITMPDLHRLGTADAPMIMESLRDVTTHAAATVSSWGFVISPEQILQTAKDIGEPSVLNRAGGAPTLAVGIAHVFHQIIPAADMGFWYHFGILFEALFILTALDAGTRSGRFMLQDLLGNFIPFLKKTDSLVAGIVGTAGCVGLWGYLLYQGVVDPLGGVKSLWPLFGISNQMLAAVALVLSTVVLIKMKRTKYIWVTVIPAVWLLIITTYALGLKLLSDNPQLEGFFFQANNYKQKIAEGGANLTAQQIANMNHIVVNNYTNAGLSILFLLVVYSIIFYGIKTAMAARKKPERTDQETPFVPVPEGGIQISSHH; encoded by the coding sequence ATGAAAAGAGAGGGAATATTAAAACATATCCCATGGATATTGTTGGCGATACTCGGTGCATCTTGCCTCGGCGTAGTTGCTCTGCGCCGTGGTGAGTCCATCAGTGCCCTGTGGATTATCGTTGCTTCGGTATCGGTTTATCTGGTGGCATATCGCTACTACAGCCTTTATATTGCTTCTAAAGTGATGCAATTGGATCCAAACCGTGCAACCCCAGCCGTGATTAATAATGACGGTCTGAACTACGTACCTACTAACAAAAAAGTACTGTTTGGTCACCACTTTGCCGCTATCGCTGGTGCGGGTCCTTTAGTTGGTCCTGTATTGGCCGCGCAGGTTGGTTATCTGCCAGGTACCCTATGGCTGCTAGCCGGTGTGGTATTAGCAGGTGCAGTACAAGACTTTATGGTACTGTTCATCTCCTCACGCCGTAACGGTGCTTCACTGGGTGAGATCATCAAAAAGGAAATGGGCCCGGTTCCGGGAACTATCGCGCTGTTTGGCTGCTTCCTGATTATGATCATCATTCTGGCTGTACTGGCTCTGATCGTTGTTAAAGCCTTAGCCGAAAGCCCATGGGGTGTGTTCACCGTATGTTCTACTGTACCGATCGCGCTGTTTATGGGGATTTACATGCGCTTCTTACGCCCGGGTCGTGTGGGCGAAGTTTCGGTGATCGGTATCGTACTGTTAGTTGCATCCATTTGGTTCGGTGGCGTTATTGCCCATGACCCATACTGGGGCCCTGCGCTAACTTTCAAAGACACCACTATTACCTATACGCTGATTGGTTATGCCTTTATCTCTGCCTTACTGCCTGTATGGTTGATTCTGGCACCACGCGATTATCTGGCAACCTTCCTGAAAATCGGTGTTATCGTTGGCTTAGCAATTGGTATCGTGATCCTGAACCCAGACCTGAAAATGCCTGCGGTAACTCAGTTTGTTGACGGTACTGGTCCGGTTTGGAAAGGTTCACTGTTCCCATTCCTGTTTATTACTATTGCCTGTGGTGCTGTTTCTGGCTTCCACGCATTGATCTCTTCTGGTACTACACCAAAACTATTAGCTTGCGAAACCGACTCTCGCTTTATCGGTTACGGCGCAATGCTGATGGAATCTTTCGTAGCTATCATGGCTCTGATCGCGGCTTCTATTATTGAACCAGGTCTGTACTTTGCAATGAATACCCCGCCAGCGGCGTTAGGCATCACCATGCCAGACCTGCACAGACTGGGTACTGCAGATGCACCAATGATCATGGAATCACTGCGTGATGTGACTACCCATGCTGCGGCAACCGTTAGCTCATGGGGCTTCGTAATCAGTCCTGAGCAAATTCTGCAAACCGCTAAAGACATCGGTGAACCTTCAGTACTGAACCGTGCTGGTGGTGCTCCAACATTAGCTGTTGGTATTGCACACGTGTTCCATCAAATCATTCCTGCTGCGGACATGGGCTTCTGGTACCACTTCGGTATTCTGTTTGAAGCACTGTTCATTCTGACTGCTCTGGATGCTGGTACTCGTTCTGGCCGCTTCATGCTGCAAGACCTGTTGGGTAACTTCATACCATTCCTGAAGAAAACCGATTCTCTGGTTGCCGGTATTGTCGGTACAGCAGGTTGTGTTGGTCTTTGGGGTTACTTACTGTATCAAGGCGTCGTGGATCCATTAGGCGGCGTGAAGAGCCTGTGGCCTCTGTTCGGTATCTCCAACCAGATGCTAGCAGCTGTTGCACTGGTTCTGAGTACCGTTGTACTGATTAAGATGAAGCGTACCAAGTACATTTGGGTTACTGTGATTCCAGCGGTTTGGCTGCTGATCATTACCACTTATGCACTGGGCTTAAAGCTGCTGAGCGACAATCCACAGCTTGAAGGCTTCTTCTTCCAGGCTAACAACTATAAGCAGAAGATCGCTGAAGGTGGCGCTAATCTGACAGCACAACAGATTGCTAACATGAACCACATTGTAGTCAACAACTACACTAACGCTGGTTTAAGCATCCTGTTCCTGTTAGTGGTTTACAGCATCATTTTCTACGGTATCAAAACCGCGATGGCTGCACGTAAGAAACCAGAACGTACCGATCAGGAAACGCCTTTTGTGCCAGTTCCTGAAGGTGGAATTCAGATTTCTTCACACCACTAA
- the rimP gene encoding ribosome maturation factor RimP, which translates to MATLEQKLTELISAPVEALGFELVGIEFIRGRQSTLRIYIDSENGINVDDCADVSHQVSAVLDVEDPITTAYNLEVSSPGLERPLFTAAHYERFINEDVSLTLRMGVQNRRRWAGKIKSVEGEIITLDVEGKDEVFALSNIQKANLVPHF; encoded by the coding sequence TTGGCCACGCTAGAGCAGAAGTTGACAGAGTTGATAAGCGCACCGGTGGAAGCATTAGGCTTTGAACTGGTTGGTATTGAGTTCATCCGTGGGCGTCAATCGACACTGCGTATCTACATTGACAGCGAAAACGGTATTAATGTCGATGATTGCGCCGATGTCAGTCATCAGGTCAGTGCGGTGCTGGATGTTGAAGATCCAATTACCACGGCCTATAACCTGGAGGTATCGTCTCCGGGTCTGGAAAGACCGTTATTCACAGCGGCTCACTATGAGCGCTTTATCAATGAAGACGTATCCCTGACTTTACGCATGGGTGTACAAAACCGTCGTAGATGGGCAGGCAAGATTAAATCCGTCGAGGGTGAAATAATAACTCTTGATGTGGAAGGTAAAGATGAAGTATTCGCTCTGAGCAATATTCAGAAGGCGAATCTGGTCCCCCACTTTTAG
- the nusA gene encoding transcription termination factor NusA translates to MNKEILAVVEAVSNEKALPREKIFEALETALATATKKKYEQEIDVRVSIDHRSGDFDTFRRWMVVETVTQPTREITLDAARLDEPEIQVGDYVEDQIESVTFDRITTQTAKQVIVQKVREAERAMVVEQFREYEGEIVTGVVKKVNRDSIILDLGNNAEAVIGREDMLPRENFRPGDRVRGVLYIVRPEARGAQLFISRSRPEMLIELFRIEVPEIGEEVIEIKAAARDPGSRAKIAVKTNDKRIDPVGACVGMRGARVQAVSGELGGERIDIVLWDDNPAQFVINAMAPADVASIVVDEDRHTMDIAVEAGNLAQAIGRNGQNVRLAAQLTGWELNVMTTEELHAKHQAETYAAIDAFTKYLDIDEDFATVLVQEGFSSLEELAYVPVKELLEIDGLDEDTIEALRTRAKNALTTLALAQEESLGDNKPAEDLLGLPNLDRSMAYKLAAKGVCTLEDLAEQGVDDLTDIEGLTSEKAGELIMAARNICWFGDQE, encoded by the coding sequence ATGAATAAAGAGATTCTGGCTGTTGTTGAAGCGGTTTCTAATGAAAAGGCGCTTCCTCGTGAGAAAATTTTCGAGGCGCTTGAAACAGCTCTGGCAACGGCAACTAAGAAAAAGTATGAGCAAGAAATTGACGTACGCGTAAGCATCGATCACCGTTCAGGTGATTTTGATACTTTCCGTCGCTGGATGGTGGTTGAAACGGTTACTCAACCAACGCGTGAAATTACGTTAGATGCAGCTCGTCTTGATGAACCTGAAATTCAGGTTGGCGATTACGTTGAAGATCAAATTGAATCGGTAACCTTTGACCGTATCACAACCCAGACCGCGAAACAGGTTATCGTACAGAAAGTACGCGAAGCTGAGCGTGCGATGGTGGTTGAACAATTCCGCGAGTACGAAGGTGAAATCGTTACTGGCGTAGTTAAAAAAGTTAACCGCGACAGCATCATTCTCGATTTAGGTAACAACGCAGAAGCGGTTATCGGTCGTGAAGATATGTTACCACGCGAGAACTTCCGCCCGGGTGACCGTGTACGCGGCGTGCTGTATATCGTTCGTCCGGAAGCGCGTGGTGCTCAGCTGTTTATCAGCCGCTCACGTCCGGAAATGCTGATCGAACTGTTCCGCATTGAAGTACCGGAAATTGGCGAAGAAGTTATCGAAATTAAAGCCGCAGCTCGCGATCCTGGTTCTCGTGCGAAAATCGCCGTGAAAACCAATGATAAGCGTATCGATCCGGTTGGTGCCTGTGTTGGTATGCGCGGTGCGCGTGTACAAGCCGTTTCAGGTGAACTGGGCGGTGAGCGTATCGATATCGTGTTATGGGATGATAACCCGGCGCAGTTTGTGATTAATGCGATGGCCCCCGCAGATGTGGCCTCTATCGTCGTTGACGAAGATAGACATACCATGGATATCGCTGTAGAAGCCGGCAATTTGGCTCAGGCGATTGGTCGTAACGGTCAAAACGTTCGTCTTGCTGCTCAGCTAACTGGCTGGGAACTGAACGTAATGACAACTGAAGAGTTACATGCAAAACATCAGGCAGAAACGTACGCTGCGATTGATGCCTTTACCAAGTATCTGGATATCGATGAAGATTTCGCTACCGTACTGGTACAGGAAGGTTTCTCATCTCTGGAAGAACTGGCCTATGTGCCGGTAAAAGAGCTGTTAGAAATTGATGGTCTGGATGAAGACACCATTGAAGCGTTACGTACCCGTGCTAAAAATGCGTTAACTACGCTGGCATTAGCGCAGGAAGAGAGCCTTGGCGACAACAAGCCGGCAGAAGATTTATTAGGTCTGCCTAATCTTGATCGTTCTATGGCGTACAAATTAGCTGCAAAAGGCGTTTGCACGTTAGAAGACCTTGCAGAGCAAGGTGTTGACGATTTGACAGATATTGAAGGCCTGACCAGCGAAAAAGCTGGTGAATTAATTATGGCCGCTCGCAATATTTGTTGGTTTGGCGATCAAGAGTAA
- the infB gene encoding translation initiation factor IF-2 has protein sequence MSEVTIKSLAEEIQTPVDRLLQQFADAGIKKSASDSVTQQEKETLLAHLNHEHGGAPSKLTLQRKTRSTLSIPSTGGKSKSVQIEVRKKRTYVNRDSQEAQEAEAQAAREAEELAQREAEEKAKRAAEEQAKREAEEKAKREAAAKKAAEEKAKVATTANKPAEKAEKPAQTEKARREAEAAELKRKAEEEIQRKVEEEAKRVAEEARKMAEENEGRWASESVEEEVAEDYHVTTSHHAREAEDENDRKVEGDRRARGGKSGKPKKGNKLSESKADREEARAVTRGGKGKRKPSTLQHSFNKPAQVVNRDVVIGETITVAELANKMAVKGSQVIKTMMKLGAMATINQVIDQETAQLVAEEMGHKVILRRENELEEALMSDRDTNAALEPRAPVVTIMGHVDHGKTSLLDYIRSTKVASGEAGGITQHIGAYHVETENGMITFLDTPGHAAFTSMRARGAQATDIVVLVVAADDGVMPQTIEAIQHAKAAKVPLVVAVNKIDKPEADMDRVKNELSQHNVLPEEWGGDTQFIPVSAKVGTGIDDLLNAILLQAEVLELKAVREGMASGVVIESFLDKGRGPVATVLVQEGTLRKGDIVLCGFEYGRVRAMRDEVGHEINEAGPSIPVEILGLSAVPAAGDEATVVRDEKKAREVALYRQGKYREVKLARQQKSKLENMFANMEEGDVSELNIVLKADVQGSTEAICESLLNLSTDEVKVKIVGSGVGGITETDATLAAASNAIILGFNVRADASARKVIEAENLDLHYYSVIYDLIGEVKQAMSGMLAPEYKQQIIGLAEVRDVFRSPKFGSIAGCMVTEGIVKRHNPIRVLRDNVVIYEGELESLRRFKDDASEVRNGMECGIGVKNYNDVRVGDLIEVFEVIEIQRTIA, from the coding sequence ATGTCAGAAGTAACCATAAAATCGCTGGCCGAAGAGATCCAAACTCCGGTAGACCGCCTGTTACAGCAGTTTGCTGATGCAGGTATTAAAAAGTCTGCCTCGGACTCCGTGACCCAGCAGGAAAAAGAGACCTTGCTGGCGCATTTAAACCATGAACATGGTGGTGCGCCGAGCAAACTTACGTTGCAACGTAAGACCCGTAGCACTCTGAGTATTCCAAGTACCGGTGGCAAAAGTAAATCTGTCCAGATTGAAGTACGTAAAAAGCGTACTTATGTAAACCGTGACTCACAAGAAGCTCAGGAAGCGGAAGCACAGGCTGCTCGCGAAGCTGAAGAATTAGCTCAACGCGAAGCAGAAGAGAAAGCCAAACGTGCTGCAGAAGAGCAGGCGAAACGCGAAGCTGAAGAGAAAGCTAAGCGTGAAGCTGCTGCTAAGAAAGCGGCTGAAGAGAAAGCTAAAGTGGCGACAACAGCGAATAAACCTGCAGAAAAGGCTGAAAAACCAGCCCAGACGGAAAAAGCCCGTCGTGAAGCAGAAGCAGCAGAACTGAAGCGTAAAGCTGAAGAAGAAATACAGCGCAAAGTTGAAGAAGAAGCAAAACGCGTAGCGGAAGAAGCGCGCAAAATGGCTGAAGAGAATGAAGGCCGTTGGGCGTCTGAATCTGTGGAAGAAGAAGTGGCTGAAGATTACCACGTGACGACTTCCCATCACGCTCGTGAAGCTGAAGACGAGAACGATCGTAAAGTTGAAGGCGATCGTCGTGCTCGCGGTGGAAAATCAGGCAAGCCGAAGAAAGGGAATAAACTCTCTGAATCGAAAGCTGACCGTGAAGAGGCGCGTGCCGTTACCCGTGGTGGTAAAGGTAAACGTAAGCCAAGCACCTTACAGCACAGCTTTAATAAACCGGCTCAGGTAGTAAACCGTGACGTAGTGATTGGTGAAACTATCACCGTTGCCGAGCTGGCAAACAAAATGGCAGTTAAAGGTTCTCAGGTTATTAAAACCATGATGAAACTGGGTGCCATGGCGACCATCAACCAGGTTATCGATCAGGAAACCGCTCAGCTGGTTGCTGAAGAGATGGGCCACAAAGTTATTCTGCGTCGTGAGAACGAGCTTGAAGAAGCGCTGATGAGCGACCGTGATACCAATGCAGCACTGGAGCCTCGTGCACCTGTTGTTACCATCATGGGTCACGTAGACCACGGTAAAACATCACTGCTGGACTATATCCGTTCAACCAAAGTAGCCTCCGGCGAAGCGGGTGGTATTACCCAGCATATCGGTGCTTACCACGTTGAAACTGAAAACGGCATGATCACCTTCCTGGATACTCCGGGACACGCCGCATTTACCTCAATGCGTGCTCGTGGTGCTCAGGCAACGGATATCGTTGTTCTGGTGGTTGCGGCAGATGATGGCGTGATGCCACAGACTATCGAAGCTATTCAGCATGCTAAAGCCGCGAAAGTTCCTTTAGTGGTTGCAGTGAACAAGATCGATAAGCCAGAAGCAGATATGGATCGCGTTAAGAACGAACTGTCTCAGCACAACGTTCTGCCTGAAGAGTGGGGCGGCGATACTCAGTTCATCCCTGTTTCTGCAAAAGTCGGTACCGGTATTGATGACCTGCTGAATGCAATTCTGCTACAGGCTGAAGTTCTGGAGCTGAAAGCAGTACGTGAAGGTATGGCGAGCGGTGTAGTTATCGAATCGTTCCTGGATAAAGGTCGTGGCCCGGTGGCAACGGTTCTGGTTCAGGAAGGTACACTGCGTAAAGGCGATATCGTTCTTTGTGGTTTTGAATATGGTCGCGTTCGCGCAATGCGTGATGAAGTGGGTCATGAAATCAATGAAGCCGGTCCATCTATTCCAGTAGAAATTCTGGGTCTGTCAGCGGTTCCTGCGGCAGGTGATGAAGCGACTGTGGTTCGTGATGAGAAGAAAGCGCGTGAAGTTGCTTTATATCGTCAGGGCAAATACCGCGAAGTGAAACTGGCTCGCCAGCAGAAGTCTAAACTGGAAAACATGTTTGCTAACATGGAAGAAGGTGATGTTTCTGAACTGAATATCGTTCTGAAAGCGGACGTTCAGGGTTCTACCGAAGCGATTTGTGAATCACTGCTGAACCTGTCTACTGATGAAGTGAAAGTGAAAATTGTTGGTTCAGGCGTAGGTGGTATTACTGAAACTGATGCTACTCTGGCAGCAGCTTCTAACGCTATTATCTTAGGCTTCAACGTTCGTGCAGATGCTTCTGCTCGTAAAGTCATTGAAGCTGAGAACCTGGATCTGCATTACTACTCGGTTATTTATGACCTGATTGGCGAAGTGAAACAAGCCATGAGCGGTATGTTAGCACCTGAATACAAACAGCAGATCATTGGTCTGGCTGAAGTGCGTGACGTATTCCGTTCACCGAAGTTTGGTTCCATCGCGGGTTGTATGGTAACTGAAGGTATTGTTAAACGTCATAACCCAATCCGTGTCTTACGTGACAACGTGGTTATCTATGAAGGTGAGCTGGAATCTCTGCGCCGCTTCAAAGATGATGCCAGCGAAGTGCGTAACGGTATGGAATGTGGTATTGGCGTGAAAAACTACAATGATGTTCGCGTAGGCGATCTGATTGAAGTGTTTGAAGTTATCGAGATTCAGCGTACTATCGCTTAA
- the rbfA gene encoding 30S ribosome-binding factor RbfA, with product MAREFSRTQRVSQEMQKEIAIILQREVKDPRIGMATVSGVELSRDLAYAKVFVTFLNDNDEDAIAGGLKALHDASGFIRSLLGKAMRLRVIPELTFAYDNSLVEGMRMSNLVTSVVKNDAERRAAAGEDEEKE from the coding sequence ATGGCAAGAGAATTTAGCCGTACTCAGCGCGTTTCTCAGGAGATGCAAAAAGAGATTGCCATCATTTTACAGCGCGAAGTAAAAGATCCGCGCATTGGAATGGCAACGGTTTCTGGTGTAGAGCTTTCACGGGATCTGGCCTACGCCAAAGTATTCGTGACTTTTCTGAATGACAACGACGAAGATGCTATTGCTGGTGGTTTGAAAGCCTTACATGATGCATCTGGTTTTATCCGTTCACTGTTAGGAAAGGCGATGCGTCTGCGGGTTATTCCTGAGTTGACCTTTGCTTATGATAATTCACTGGTAGAAGGTATGCGTATGTCAAACCTGGTTACCAGCGTAGTGAAGAATGATGCCGAGCGCCGTGCTGCTGCCGGTGAGGATGAGGAAAAAGAGTAA
- the truB gene encoding tRNA pseudouridine(55) synthase TruB, producing the protein MGRPRRRGRDIHGVLLLDKPTGIGSNDVLQKVKRIFNANRAGHTGALDPLATGMLPICLGEATKFSQFLLDADKRYRVIARLGQRTDTSDSDGAIISERPVNFTQVQLDSALDTFRGESDQIPSMYSALKYQGRPLYEYARQGIEVPRESRKITVYELKFIRWEGNELELEIHCSKGTYIRTIVDDLGELLGCGAHVIFLRRLNVADYPTERMVTLTQLEQIVNNAQAEERAPAEDLDPLLLPMDSAVADFPEVNLLPVMGVYVKQGQAVQAAGAPRSGLVRITVGDEREFIGVGQIDDDGRVAPRRLVVENPVE; encoded by the coding sequence ATGGGACGTCCTCGTCGTCGCGGTCGCGATATACATGGTGTTCTGCTGCTGGATAAGCCAACGGGCATCGGTTCTAACGATGTGCTGCAGAAAGTAAAGCGTATCTTTAACGCTAACAGAGCAGGACATACTGGTGCACTTGATCCACTGGCGACGGGTATGCTACCAATCTGTCTGGGAGAGGCGACCAAGTTCTCTCAGTTCTTATTGGATGCTGATAAACGTTATCGGGTGATTGCGCGGTTAGGACAACGAACCGATACCTCTGATTCTGATGGCGCTATCATTTCTGAACGTCCGGTTAATTTTACTCAGGTTCAGCTTGATAGCGCTCTGGATACTTTCCGCGGCGAATCCGATCAGATCCCATCAATGTATTCTGCATTGAAATATCAGGGGCGACCGCTGTATGAATATGCCCGTCAGGGTATTGAAGTTCCACGCGAATCCCGAAAAATTACAGTGTATGAGCTGAAATTTATTCGCTGGGAAGGTAATGAGCTGGAGCTGGAAATTCACTGTTCCAAAGGTACTTATATCCGCACCATCGTTGACGATTTAGGTGAGCTGCTGGGCTGTGGTGCCCACGTGATTTTCCTGCGCCGCCTGAATGTGGCTGACTATCCAACAGAACGAATGGTAACGCTGACTCAGCTTGAGCAAATTGTTAATAACGCTCAGGCGGAAGAACGCGCTCCGGCAGAGGACTTAGATCCACTGCTGCTACCAATGGACAGCGCCGTTGCTGACTTCCCTGAAGTTAACCTATTACCAGTAATGGGCGTATACGTTAAACAAGGGCAAGCAGTACAAGCCGCCGGTGCTCCACGTAGTGGATTAGTGCGCATTACCGTAGGCGATGAACGTGAGTTTATCGGCGTCGGCCAAATCGATGACGATGGCCGCGTAGCCCCCCGCCGTCTGGTAGTTGAAAATCCGGTTGAGTAG
- a CDS encoding DUF58 domain-containing protein, which translates to MILPSNRLLVLGGLWFCGSIPAAIVPSLFPVWLIGGAALLLLITLDAIGLYRQPLPVIEREVAGSLPQTIWRNVTLSVTSQVSVRQKIQLKDSPPEKCEYDDRTIHLILTPPQVSQVVYRIKPLMRGDLWFGRVHLRLFSPLQLWQRQALVGSTQKVSVFPNFAPITQMALQTTITQAGMGFHKFRKRGQGMEFEQLREYRSGDAMRQIDWKATTRMRKMISREYQDERNQRIIMMLDCGRRMGASEGELMHFDHALNAVLLLSYVGLRYGDSVGLITLGGPERYLPPVRSVNAINRVLHEVYDLQPTLSSSDFEVAAQSLITRERKRSLVVLFTNLRDEDEQSLLAAVKLLSKRHLVLVASLRETELDNAASMPINNQQDAALRAAAASYQSKRQAVLTRLRSAGVLCLDVQPQQLAVESVNRYLAIKAAGQL; encoded by the coding sequence ATGATTCTGCCTTCTAACCGGCTACTGGTACTTGGAGGTCTTTGGTTCTGTGGGTCTATTCCCGCAGCGATTGTACCTTCGCTGTTTCCTGTCTGGCTGATAGGCGGCGCAGCACTGTTGCTGCTGATTACTCTGGATGCTATCGGTTTATATCGACAGCCGCTACCGGTTATTGAACGCGAGGTTGCAGGCAGTCTTCCGCAAACTATTTGGCGTAATGTGACTTTATCTGTCACTTCTCAGGTATCTGTGCGGCAAAAAATTCAATTAAAGGACAGCCCGCCGGAGAAGTGTGAGTACGATGACAGAACCATTCATCTGATACTTACTCCCCCGCAGGTTTCTCAGGTTGTTTACCGCATCAAGCCGCTAATGCGAGGCGATTTATGGTTTGGTCGCGTCCATCTGCGTCTGTTTTCCCCTTTGCAGCTATGGCAACGTCAGGCACTGGTTGGTTCAACACAAAAAGTGAGTGTCTTTCCTAACTTTGCACCAATAACGCAAATGGCACTGCAAACGACCATTACTCAGGCAGGGATGGGATTCCATAAATTCCGTAAACGCGGTCAGGGTATGGAGTTTGAACAACTGCGTGAATATCGCAGTGGTGATGCGATGCGACAAATAGACTGGAAGGCCACCACCCGAATGAGAAAAATGATCTCTCGGGAATATCAGGATGAGCGCAATCAGCGCATTATCATGATGCTGGACTGTGGACGCCGCATGGGTGCCAGCGAAGGTGAGCTAATGCATTTTGACCATGCGTTAAATGCCGTATTGCTACTCTCTTATGTTGGGCTACGTTATGGTGACTCCGTCGGTTTGATAACGCTGGGGGGGCCGGAGCGCTATTTGCCGCCGGTTCGTTCAGTTAATGCAATTAACCGGGTACTGCATGAGGTGTACGACCTGCAACCGACTCTGTCCAGTAGCGATTTTGAAGTAGCCGCCCAGTCACTCATTACCCGGGAACGTAAGCGCTCACTGGTCGTACTGTTTACCAACTTAAGAGATGAAGATGAACAGAGCCTGTTGGCGGCAGTAAAACTGCTAAGTAAGCGCCATCTGGTACTGGTTGCCAGCCTGCGGGAAACCGAGCTGGATAATGCGGCTTCAATGCCGATTAATAATCAACAGGATGCTGCGCTGCGCGCTGCGGCCGCGAGCTATCAATCTAAACGTCAGGCCGTCCTGACTCGCTTACGTAGTGCGGGTGTACTCTGTCTGGACGTTCAGCCGCAGCAACTGGCGGTTGAAAGTGTGAATAGGTATCTGGCGATTAAGGCGGCGGGACAACTGTAG